The nucleotide window ACTTCGCATCCGTGACGATTTCTTCGTTATCACAACATTTGCCTTCCAGGTTATCACATATAGCATCTTGAACAACTGGGTGTCCTTTACTGGTGGCCCTATGGGGCTACCAGGCATTCCGCAACCGACAATTTTTGGTTTGCAGGTTACATCTAATCTCAGCGTCCTGATTCTTGTTGCAATCTTCTGCACTATGGTTTTGTTGATTAGTGATCGGATCGCGCGTTCGCCTTTCGGGCGGGTTTTGAAGGCAATCCGTGAGGATGAGGTGTTCGCCCAAGCAGCGGGAAAGAACATCGCAACCTACAAGGTGCTCGTCTTCGTTATAAGTGCAGGGATGGCAGCCGTAGCCGGGGTTATGTATGCTTACTATGTCAGCTTTATCGATCCAACGAGTTTCACCGTGATGGAGTCAGTCTTCATTATCTCCATTGTGATTATCGGCGGGGCCGGTAGCCTATGGGGGCCAGTAGTTGGCTCTGTGTTGCTGGTTGTCCTGCCAGAGCTTCTCCGCTTCATCGGCCTGCCAAGTTCTGCGTCGGCAAACCTACGGCAAATTATTTATGGGGGTCTGTTAATCGCCTTCATGATGTGGCGGCCGCGCGGATTACTTGGCGAGTATGCCTTCCAAGTCAAGGAGACCAGGCAATGAGTGCTTTCTTGGAAGTCCAAGGGCTTGAAAAAAGCTTCGATGGAGTGCGGGCGCTTTCCAACTTCTCCTGCACTGTTCGGCAAGGCGAAATTCTTGGCCTCATCGGGCCGAATGGAGCAGGGAAGACCACGTTTTTCAACATCGTGAGCGGTTTTCTCAGACCGGATTCCGGTAGTATTAACTTTAAAGGTAGCGATCTCGCTAGGATACCCTCTCACCGTATCACGAACTTTGGAATCAGCCGCACTTTCCAGAACCTGCGACTTGTGAGCCAGATCAGCGTGATCGACAACGTGATGCTGTTTTTCCAGGGGCAGCCAGGAGAGAAATTGCGAAACGTCTTTTTCAATTGGTGGCATAGTCAGGAACGAGAGCACGAGAATCAAAAAGCAGCAATAGCACTCCTTGAGGAGGCAGGTTTAGTTGAAAAAGCAGACAATTTGGCGGAAGAACTATCGTATGGACAACAG belongs to Candidatus Chlorobium masyuteum and includes:
- a CDS encoding branched-chain amino acid ABC transporter permease produces the protein MEYLIHILILIGIYVILSVSLNLIAGYTGLLSIAHATFYGVGAYVAALMAINLQSPFLLNLICAIILSGMLGALVGIPSLRIRDDFFVITTFAFQVITYSILNNWVSFTGGPMGLPGIPQPTIFGLQVTSNLSVLILVAIFCTMVLLISDRIARSPFGRVLKAIREDEVFAQAAGKNIATYKVLVFVISAGMAAVAGVMYAYYVSFIDPTSFTVMESVFIISIVIIGGAGSLWGPVVGSVLLVVLPELLRFIGLPSSASANLRQIIYGGLLIAFMMWRPRGLLGEYAFQVKETRQ
- a CDS encoding ABC transporter ATP-binding protein, yielding MSAFLEVQGLEKSFDGVRALSNFSCTVRQGEILGLIGPNGAGKTTFFNIVSGFLRPDSGSINFKGSDLARIPSHRITNFGISRTFQNLRLVSQISVIDNVMLFFQGQPGEKLRNVFFNWWHSQEREHENQKAAIALLEEAGLVEKADNLAEELSYGQQKLLSLVCCLASGSDVLLLDEPLAGIAPEMIENILRIIRDLPGKGKSIILIEHNIDAVMQVCDRVLFMNAGFKVSEGTPDEVRCDPRVIDAYID